From the genome of Ctenopharyngodon idella isolate HZGC_01 chromosome 23, HZGC01, whole genome shotgun sequence, one region includes:
- the fbxo15 gene encoding F-box only protein 15 isoform X1: MSSQCVKTQKQDAENPSIIKSKSMSRQKQTKTAVRHPPVYRMASKRGLKACENSLERMPPEIILKILSYLDAGSLFCISFVNKLLHELSNSNSMWYQFYIHEHTKKKKANQEDHMMHEVGVQERPKGYWRNTFFKEIAGLNVNKWRKKLQRIDPYSGLPHHTEEVLRSLCITWEITVTDGRGRRSTFEQSHASFSSTAVFVFWGAVSWPPFNQLTSLELRGVSRVPLDCPAPYRPGWKSDMSKVKLQGEHSELCVADKIVKMLYVGQGVTLGFWQDQCGIAFVIVNLHNHRLVERSLHASISASPCTATGVSALFDDVDPEYGLHGYSAYIELHNTARVIMSDRFSQLFCRRDQISDGYLPLEVISENNRSLNTQLVGDVSLPWKTEALHGTIKDCCMINLTVWDEAKQPFWCVSAPVVMTKVNQDTVSYDFGAERFSILYQDSEGRVEMRLKQMEYKEQYFVVNLVIYISVAKVNKHFGRDY, from the exons ATGTCTTCGCAATGCGTGAAGACTCAGAAGCAAGATGCTGAGAACCCCTcaataattaaatcaaaatcCATGTCCAG acaaaaacaaacaaaaacggcTGTACGACACCCACCGGTCTACAGAATGGCATCCAAACGCGGGCTAAAGGCTTGTGAAAACTCCTTAGAAAG gaTGCCACCAGAGATCATTCTCAAGATTCTCTCATACTTAGATGCTGGGTCTCTTTTCTGCATTAGTTTTGTCAACAAGCTCTTGCATGAACTGTCCAACAGCAA TTCTATGTGGTATCAGTTTTATATCCATGAACATACCAAAAAGAAGAAAGCCAACCAAGAAGACCATATGATGCATGAGGTAGGTGTGCAGGAGAGGCCAAAGGGATACTGGAGAAACACATTCTTCAAAGAAATTGCCGGCCTGAATGTGAACAAGTGGAGAAAAAAACTTCAACGCATCGACCCTTACTCAGGACTGCCACATCATACAGAGGAAGTCTTAAG GAGTCTGTGCATTACATGGGAGATCACAGTGACTGATGGGAGAGGACGGCGGAGCACCTTTGAGCAGTCTCATGCCTCCTTCAGCAGTACGGCTGTGTTTGTGTTCTGGGGTGCTGTCAGTTGGCCTCCTTTCAACCAGCTCACCTCGCTTGAGCTTCGTGGAGTGTCACGGGTTCCCCTCGATTGTCCTGCTCCTTACAG GCCGGGCTGGAAATCGGATATGTCCAAAGTAAAGCTTCAAGGAGAACACAGTGAGTTGTGTGTTGCAGACAAGATTGTCAAGATGCTATATGTTGGACAGGGCGTCACTTTGGGATTCTGGCAG GACCAATGTGGAATTGCTTTTGTCATAGTGAACTTGCACAATCACAGACTTGTGGAAAGAAGTCTTCATGCGTCCATTAG CGCTAGTCCATGTACAGCAACTGGAGTCAGTGCTTTGTTTGATGATGTGGACCCGGAGTATGGTCTCCATGGATACAGTGCTTACATTGAACTGCACAATACAGCGAGAGTCATCATGTCTGATCGCTTTTCCCAGCTGTTTTGCAGGAGAG ATCAGATTTCTGATGGTTATCTTCCACTGGAAGTGATCAGTGAGAATAACAGATCCCTAAATACTCAATTGGTTGGAGATGTCAGCTTGCCTTGGAAGACTGAAGCTTTACATGGAACTATCAAG GACTGTTGCATGATCAACCTCACTGTATGGGATGAAGCCAAGCAGCCTTTTTGGTGTGTCAGTGCTCCTGTTGTCATGACAAAAGTAAATCAGGACACGGTATCATACGATTTTGGTGCCGAGAGATTCTCCATCCTATACCAAGACTCAGAGGGGAGGGTGGAGATGAGGCTGAAGCAGATGGAGTATAAGGAACAGTATTTTGTGGTTAATCTAGTGATTTACATTTCTGTCGCCAAAGTGAATAAGCACTTTGGGAGAGATTATTGA
- the fbxo15 gene encoding F-box only protein 15 isoform X2 produces the protein MSKVKLQGEHSELCVADKIVKMLYVGQGVTLGFWQDQCGIAFVIVNLHNHRLVERSLHASISASPCTATGVSALFDDVDPEYGLHGYSAYIELHNTARVIMSDRFSQLFCRRDQISDGYLPLEVISENNRSLNTQLVGDVSLPWKTEALHGTIKDCCMINLTVWDEAKQPFWCVSAPVVMTKVNQDTVSYDFGAERFSILYQDSEGRVEMRLKQMEYKEQYFVVNLVIYISVAKVNKHFGRDY, from the exons ATGTCCAAAGTAAAGCTTCAAGGAGAACACAGTGAGTTGTGTGTTGCAGACAAGATTGTCAAGATGCTATATGTTGGACAGGGCGTCACTTTGGGATTCTGGCAG GACCAATGTGGAATTGCTTTTGTCATAGTGAACTTGCACAATCACAGACTTGTGGAAAGAAGTCTTCATGCGTCCATTAG CGCTAGTCCATGTACAGCAACTGGAGTCAGTGCTTTGTTTGATGATGTGGACCCGGAGTATGGTCTCCATGGATACAGTGCTTACATTGAACTGCACAATACAGCGAGAGTCATCATGTCTGATCGCTTTTCCCAGCTGTTTTGCAGGAGAG ATCAGATTTCTGATGGTTATCTTCCACTGGAAGTGATCAGTGAGAATAACAGATCCCTAAATACTCAATTGGTTGGAGATGTCAGCTTGCCTTGGAAGACTGAAGCTTTACATGGAACTATCAAG GACTGTTGCATGATCAACCTCACTGTATGGGATGAAGCCAAGCAGCCTTTTTGGTGTGTCAGTGCTCCTGTTGTCATGACAAAAGTAAATCAGGACACGGTATCATACGATTTTGGTGCCGAGAGATTCTCCATCCTATACCAAGACTCAGAGGGGAGGGTGGAGATGAGGCTGAAGCAGATGGAGTATAAGGAACAGTATTTTGTGGTTAATCTAGTGATTTACATTTCTGTCGCCAAAGTGAATAAGCACTTTGGGAGAGATTATTGA